The Verrucomicrobiales bacterium genome includes a region encoding these proteins:
- a CDS encoding metallophosphoesterase: protein MNAVCRIIALLLLVLACAEASSSTLVNMGDTWSYLKIPFQVVEPAKAWTQPEFDDSSWPVASSGFDLEHRHVGLQEVRARPAPARVFLRRRFVVTDVAGVRSLRLLVEHEQGFKAYINGLPVATVKEPGMTVLKPDPFLPNEEQVILTTAEIDLTAHRTLLRQGENVLALEGDQSWPSTSPVTLSGLLTANISRGPFIQNTTPNSVTVVWRTDVAMDTTLEFGPSPMLGRMARQSTLTNEHVVALTGLEPDTVYFYRVQSSDSSGVVRSEMDYFRTFKERGPVRFVLVGDTGQNTAAQFLNARIMADLNPDLVLHAGDIIYGGFDDRTPDSRIFAQYLTLTGQMRNTPFFFALGNHDLNCCGGVPEHDPLNFSSNALSFQRTFFLPTNSVTETEHFYSFDHGDAHFVALYNPWFQVYDFNTGTDQYRWLTNDLAGSRKPWKILFFHSPMAHSGLHALADRNVNGVLDQAEMMGTILAAARLYGVQLVLSGHEHNYERFAPTNGVHTAVSGGGGAGLYSFLSRHPQSAQFHSINHCLNVEISGDTAVIQAVTTNGFVFDNWVIQRSLPLEPIYHSAWNSPAVEATASNDQDGNINGQQFDFTGEPILGRHGEVSNLGWTYVNNDSTHLYLGFAGLMIPDNANLFLFIDSPRLQGVPRMAGVGDGLLDPLVEGADGLDCLENLDFIGFEPAIGCVLGEEFADANLPGFKRSKMAFAAGQGAFYLRPGLPEVPGIRLQQYNRSPQTNAVSIFFNGASLESNADYVELAIPLVALGDLLPGDTIRVAALVGKGSFDPESMTRSLDTAVLGDQLRMGDELRVALGCVRVRLAFPSDLDSDGDGLPDSWEHAHGLRPTDSAGANGPLGDLDGDRSTNMEEFLAGTDPNDPHSVLRLNLSLVGERRVKLEWPMLPGRSYVIQYADNQLGEFRELYSATSASRTHLTQAARLDTAPASAGTYQRTYRLQLKP, encoded by the coding sequence ATGAATGCCGTTTGTCGCATCATCGCGCTTCTGCTCCTCGTCCTGGCCTGCGCTGAGGCGTCGAGTTCCACCCTGGTGAACATGGGGGACACCTGGAGTTATCTGAAGATCCCTTTCCAGGTGGTCGAACCCGCCAAGGCCTGGACCCAGCCGGAGTTCGACGACTCATCCTGGCCCGTGGCGAGCAGCGGCTTCGATCTGGAGCATCGGCATGTGGGGCTGCAGGAGGTGCGGGCTCGTCCGGCGCCCGCGCGCGTGTTTTTGCGTCGGCGGTTTGTCGTAACAGATGTGGCCGGTGTGCGGTCGTTGCGGTTGCTGGTGGAGCACGAGCAGGGCTTCAAGGCCTATATCAACGGGCTTCCCGTGGCCACGGTGAAAGAGCCGGGGATGACCGTTCTCAAGCCCGACCCGTTCCTCCCCAACGAGGAACAGGTGATTCTCACGACTGCCGAGATCGATCTCACGGCGCATCGTACGCTGCTGCGTCAGGGGGAAAACGTGCTCGCTTTGGAGGGCGACCAGAGTTGGCCGAGCACTTCGCCGGTGACCCTGAGCGGTCTGCTCACCGCCAACATTTCTCGGGGGCCCTTTATCCAGAACACAACTCCCAACAGTGTGACGGTCGTTTGGCGGACCGATGTTGCCATGGACACGACCCTCGAGTTTGGGCCTTCGCCCATGCTGGGCCGCATGGCCAGGCAGTCAACGCTCACGAACGAACATGTGGTCGCCCTCACCGGGCTGGAGCCAGACACGGTCTATTTTTATCGTGTTCAGAGCTCTGACTCCTCGGGGGTCGTCCGATCGGAGATGGATTACTTTCGGACCTTCAAGGAGCGTGGGCCGGTGCGCTTCGTGCTGGTGGGCGACACCGGTCAGAACACCGCCGCCCAGTTCTTGAACGCGCGCATCATGGCGGATTTGAACCCGGACCTGGTTTTGCACGCGGGCGACATTATCTATGGCGGATTCGACGATCGTACTCCGGACAGTCGAATTTTCGCCCAGTATCTCACGTTGACCGGTCAGATGCGGAACACCCCCTTCTTTTTCGCGCTCGGGAACCATGACCTGAACTGCTGCGGGGGGGTGCCTGAGCATGATCCGTTGAACTTCTCGTCGAACGCGCTGAGTTTTCAACGCACCTTCTTCCTGCCGACCAATTCCGTGACCGAGACCGAGCACTTCTACTCATTTGACCACGGCGACGCCCATTTTGTCGCCCTGTACAACCCGTGGTTCCAGGTGTATGACTTCAACACCGGCACCGATCAGTACCGCTGGTTGACCAATGATCTTGCGGGGAGCCGGAAGCCCTGGAAGATCTTGTTTTTCCACTCGCCAATGGCCCACTCGGGTTTGCACGCCCTGGCGGATCGGAATGTGAACGGGGTGCTTGATCAGGCCGAGATGATGGGGACGATTCTGGCAGCCGCCCGTTTGTATGGGGTTCAGCTGGTGCTCAGCGGCCATGAGCACAACTACGAAAGGTTCGCTCCTACTAACGGGGTTCACACCGCTGTCTCTGGTGGTGGCGGGGCGGGGCTTTACTCCTTTCTGAGCCGCCATCCGCAGAGTGCCCAGTTCCATAGCATCAACCATTGTCTGAACGTGGAGATATCGGGGGACACGGCCGTCATTCAGGCGGTCACCACCAATGGCTTCGTCTTTGACAATTGGGTGATCCAGCGTTCCCTGCCCCTGGAGCCGATTTATCACTCCGCCTGGAATAGCCCTGCGGTGGAGGCGACGGCGTCGAACGATCAGGATGGCAACATCAACGGGCAACAGTTCGATTTCACTGGTGAGCCGATTCTGGGCCGGCATGGTGAAGTCTCGAACCTTGGGTGGACTTATGTGAACAATGATTCGACTCATCTGTACTTGGGTTTTGCTGGCCTGATGATTCCCGACAACGCCAACCTGTTTCTCTTCATCGATTCCCCCCGGTTGCAAGGGGTCCCGCGCATGGCGGGCGTGGGCGATGGGCTCCTGGATCCGCTGGTTGAGGGTGCCGATGGACTGGACTGCCTTGAGAACTTGGACTTCATCGGATTTGAGCCAGCGATCGGCTGCGTGCTGGGCGAGGAGTTTGCCGACGCCAATCTGCCAGGTTTCAAGCGCTCCAAGATGGCCTTTGCCGCTGGGCAAGGAGCTTTCTATCTTCGCCCCGGTTTGCCGGAAGTGCCCGGCATCCGGTTGCAGCAATATAACCGTTCGCCTCAGACGAATGCCGTGAGCATCTTTTTTAATGGGGCCTCCCTCGAGAGCAACGCAGATTATGTCGAGCTCGCCATTCCGCTCGTCGCCCTGGGGGATCTGTTGCCCGGGGACACGATCCGAGTGGCTGCCCTGGTCGGCAAGGGGAGTTTTGATCCTGAGTCGATGACCCGCTCCTTGGATACTGCGGTGCTGGGTGATCAATTGCGCATGGGGGATGAGCTGCGGGTGGCGTTAGGCTGTGTTAGGGTGCGGTTGGCTTTCCCTAGCGACCTGGATTCGGATGGCGACGGTCTGCCCGATAGCTGGGAGCACGCTCACGGGCTTCGGCCCACCGACTCGGCCGGGGCCAATGGCCCGCTGGGAGATCTTGACGGGGATCGGTCCACCAATATGGAAGAGTTTCTGGCGGGGACCGATCCGAACGACCCTCACTCCGTTTTGCGCTTAAACCTTAGCCTCGTGGGTGAGCGGCGGGTGAAGCTCGAATGGCCCATGCTGCCAGGGCGAAGCTACGTGATTCAGTATGCGGACAACCAGCTCGGGGAATTTCGAGAGCTGTATTCGGCGACAAGCGCGAGTCGCACGCATCTGACTCAGGCCGCCCGGCTGGATACGGCTCCGGCTTCGGCTGGCACCTACCAGCGAACCTACCGTTTGCAGCTCAAGCCCTGA
- a CDS encoding HAMP domain-containing histidine kinase: MPPPCAPSKCSAHAHGFPEAARRAGFWLWAWILLCLLGASASWGQVQRPRSAAVAAPLRPLSLITNLGQLRELSRVEADRGHPVRVAATVTLYDSQWDALFVHDGSAPTFVFRTNRSQAFRVGEVIEIVGRSRVGFTPSIEAFELRPTGQSGPLPILEATLEELISGRMDCQRVKVRSVIRSMYAEFDRLTLEFGEAGGRYEAHLANYTNRFLPTHLLDARVEITGVVGANLTSQSRAMGVRLYPVDLNSIRVIEPAVTNGFDRPSQSIDTVLFFNSAAGVGQRIKIEGVVTMASGLGRVFVQDETGGMGVLLSRSPLRRDPNGLYLNIPHPGHLEPGDRVEVLAYPALGRDFAPMLTEAWMRKLGKSVLPTPVRISAASALTGTNHARVIKIEGNLLAAESRSLPASTNSILTLSDNDVIFEAEVVGPSPPLRLASRLEMTGICVVEMDEWQQPRAFRLQLPGPHWIRVLHAPSRFGLQHALALAGAIGLILAGSNWILRRQVARHYRSVVEKDQINTALEKKVGDRTMELERANRQLRQAEQELKRALAMEKQLNELKSNFVSMVSHEFRTPLGIIGSSAEILVRYFGRLTEQQRAEHLEAIIKSVRRMASMMEDVLLLSRVDAGSVQFKPVALELGGFCRRLVDEVSSATHRTSPIRLAISPDLPSEIRADESLLRHILTNLLSNAVKYSPVAKPVDLRVITEGGQLVFEVSDEGIGIPAADLNRLFNAFYRGNNVGQVSGTGLGLVVVKRCCDLCDGSVTVRSEEGKGTVFTVRLPLLRGA, from the coding sequence ATGCCGCCACCTTGCGCGCCATCGAAGTGCTCAGCACACGCTCACGGATTTCCTGAAGCCGCCCGGCGTGCCGGGTTCTGGCTCTGGGCGTGGATTCTCCTGTGTCTGTTGGGCGCATCTGCCTCCTGGGGGCAAGTCCAGCGTCCGCGGTCGGCGGCCGTGGCGGCCCCGCTTCGGCCGCTTTCGCTGATTACCAACCTAGGTCAGCTGCGTGAGTTATCGCGAGTGGAGGCGGATCGGGGGCATCCGGTGCGGGTCGCCGCGACAGTGACGCTCTACGACTCGCAGTGGGACGCGCTGTTTGTCCATGATGGCTCGGCCCCCACCTTCGTTTTTCGGACCAATCGATCCCAGGCCTTCCGTGTGGGTGAAGTCATCGAGATCGTTGGGCGGAGCCGAGTCGGATTCACGCCTTCCATCGAGGCCTTCGAGCTGCGCCCGACCGGCCAGTCCGGCCCGCTTCCGATTCTAGAGGCCACTTTGGAGGAGCTGATTTCCGGGCGAATGGATTGTCAGCGGGTCAAAGTGAGGTCGGTCATTCGTTCCATGTATGCCGAGTTTGATCGTCTGACGTTGGAATTCGGCGAGGCCGGAGGGCGTTACGAGGCTCATCTCGCCAATTACACCAACCGCTTTCTACCCACGCATCTGCTGGACGCCCGTGTCGAGATCACCGGGGTGGTGGGGGCCAACCTGACCAGCCAGAGCCGGGCGATGGGCGTTCGCCTTTATCCAGTCGATCTGAATTCGATCCGCGTCATCGAACCAGCGGTCACCAACGGGTTCGACCGTCCGTCGCAAAGCATCGACACCGTGCTGTTCTTCAACTCAGCCGCCGGTGTGGGCCAGCGCATTAAGATTGAAGGAGTGGTGACCATGGCCTCCGGTCTGGGACGGGTCTTCGTTCAGGATGAGACCGGGGGCATGGGGGTTCTGCTCTCGAGATCTCCACTTCGCAGGGACCCGAACGGCCTGTATTTGAACATCCCTCATCCTGGGCACCTGGAGCCCGGCGACCGGGTGGAGGTCCTCGCGTATCCGGCCTTGGGCCGGGACTTCGCGCCCATGCTGACGGAGGCCTGGATGCGCAAGCTCGGGAAATCCGTTCTTCCTACGCCCGTTCGGATCAGTGCTGCGAGCGCACTGACCGGCACCAATCATGCCCGTGTCATCAAGATTGAGGGCAATCTTCTGGCCGCCGAGTCTCGGTCCCTGCCGGCTTCGACCAACAGCATCCTCACCTTGAGCGACAACGATGTCATATTCGAAGCGGAGGTGGTTGGCCCTTCCCCGCCCCTGCGTCTGGCGAGCCGTTTGGAGATGACTGGCATTTGTGTTGTGGAGATGGACGAGTGGCAACAGCCTCGTGCCTTCCGCCTTCAACTGCCCGGTCCCCACTGGATTCGGGTCCTGCATGCACCGTCGCGCTTCGGGCTTCAGCATGCCCTGGCGCTGGCGGGGGCCATCGGCTTGATTTTGGCTGGATCCAACTGGATTCTTCGACGGCAGGTGGCCCGGCATTATCGAAGCGTTGTGGAGAAAGATCAGATCAACACCGCTCTCGAAAAGAAGGTCGGTGATCGGACCATGGAGTTGGAGCGCGCGAATCGGCAGCTTCGCCAAGCGGAACAAGAATTGAAGCGGGCGCTCGCGATGGAGAAGCAATTGAACGAGCTGAAGAGCAACTTCGTCTCGATGGTTTCCCACGAGTTTCGAACACCGCTGGGAATCATCGGCTCCTCAGCGGAGATCCTGGTGCGCTATTTTGGACGTCTGACAGAACAGCAGCGAGCGGAGCACTTGGAGGCGATCATTAAATCCGTGCGGCGAATGGCGAGCATGATGGAGGACGTGCTGCTCCTCAGCCGGGTTGACGCCGGTTCGGTACAGTTTAAGCCCGTCGCCTTAGAATTGGGAGGTTTCTGTCGTCGCCTGGTGGATGAGGTTTCCTCAGCGACCCATCGAACCTCTCCGATTCGGCTGGCGATCTCCCCGGATTTGCCGAGCGAGATCCGAGCCGACGAGAGCCTGCTGCGGCACATTCTCACGAACCTGCTGAGCAACGCGGTGAAGTATTCGCCCGTCGCCAAACCCGTTGACTTGCGGGTGATCACCGAAGGCGGTCAGCTCGTGTTCGAGGTCTCCGATGAAGGGATTGGGATTCCGGCGGCTGATCTGAATCGGCTGTTCAACGCTTTCTATCGAGGAAACAACGTTGGCCAGGTGAGCGGGACGGGTTTGGGGCTCGTGGTGGTAAAGCGGTGCTGCGATTTGTGCGATGGGTCGGTGACGGTGCGTAGCGAGGAGGGAAAGGGGACCGTCTTTACCGTGCGTCTTCCCTTGCTCCGCGGGGCTTAG
- a CDS encoding response regulator transcription factor — MISILLIEDEPQMRRNMETVLSMEGFRVISAENGRVGVDKARAENPDLVLCDVMMPELDGYGVLETLRKQESTKATPFIFLTAKGEKPDIRLGMNLGADDYLTKPVAIDDLLSAIQSRLDRARQQAEAAQAAVEFQPDFSSAKPLEALGLTPRESEVLLWVAQGKTNAEVAIILGMVESTVKKHLEHIFEKLGIESRNAATLRAIEVLSTRSRIS; from the coding sequence ATGATCAGCATATTATTGATCGAAGATGAGCCACAGATGCGACGGAACATGGAAACCGTTCTGTCCATGGAAGGCTTTCGGGTCATTTCCGCCGAAAACGGGCGGGTTGGCGTCGACAAGGCGCGAGCGGAGAACCCGGATTTGGTCTTATGCGACGTCATGATGCCGGAGTTGGATGGCTATGGGGTGCTGGAGACCCTGAGGAAGCAGGAATCGACCAAGGCGACTCCGTTCATCTTTCTGACGGCCAAGGGCGAAAAACCGGACATCCGGCTGGGGATGAACCTGGGTGCCGATGACTACCTGACGAAGCCGGTGGCCATCGATGATTTGTTGTCGGCCATTCAATCGCGTCTGGATCGGGCCCGGCAGCAAGCGGAGGCGGCCCAAGCCGCGGTGGAGTTCCAGCCTGATTTCTCGAGCGCCAAGCCCTTGGAGGCGCTGGGCTTGACTCCTCGTGAATCGGAGGTGCTGCTATGGGTGGCGCAAGGCAAGACCAATGCCGAAGTGGCCATCATTTTGGGGATGGTGGAGAGCACTGTGAAGAAGCACCTGGAGCATATTTTTGAGAAACTGGGAATCGAGAGTCGAAATGCCGCCACCTTGCGCGCCATCGAAGTGCTCAGCACACGCTCACGGATTTCCTGA
- a CDS encoding sodium-translocating pyrophosphatase — MNRTSSWFHALYVLLLSPLALPASEADLVLPQLDRIQFSLLGGTVPGTAILYFGLVVCVLASVYGWRQYVHTAALPVHDRMRAVSQIIWETCKTYLLQQGRFLLILWLLIAACMGYYFAGLQQQSAGHVIVILLSSILGILGSYGVAWFGIRINTVANSRTAFSALQGPPLATLLIPLRSGMSVGLLLVSVELFFMIAILLFLPATLVGPCFIGFAIGESLGASALRICGGIFTKIADIGADLMKIVFHLPEDDPKNPGVIADCTGDNAGDSVGPTADGFETYGVTGVALITFLALALAKSPTLCGILILWLFAMRILMVITSLGAYWFNERLSRAWYGHRKEFNLEDPLTHLVWITSILSIAVTFGASYLLLAPLEGATRQGLWWVLSVIISCGTLAGAVIPEFTKVFTSTTSRHVKEITTSSDHGGASLNILSGFVAGNFSAFWKGLTIMGLMWVSYAVSQHPSLIHSMPDYPFAPPIFAFGLVAFGFLGMGPVTIAVDSFGPVTDNAQSVYELSQIEAQPGIANEIRQQFGFQPDFENAKLLLEKGDGAGNTFKATAKPVLIGTAVVGATTMVFGIILLLEKTYGNAVAQLSLVQPEVLLGLLMGGSVIYWFTGASTQAVVTGAYRAVVFIKDNIKLDEGPASTEASKEVVKICTQYAQKGMINIFIVIFSFALALPFFNPYFFIGYLIAMAFFGLFQALFMANAGGAWDNAKKIVEVDMRAKGTPIHAATVVGDTVGDPFKDTSSVSLNPVIKFTTLFGLLAVEIAVAMTNAAMRKGIGIAFFLIALVFVYRSFYGMRIPERRA; from the coding sequence ATGAACCGAACCTCCTCTTGGTTTCATGCGTTGTACGTTCTCCTCCTCAGCCCTCTCGCGCTACCGGCCAGCGAAGCCGACCTCGTGCTCCCCCAACTGGATCGGATTCAGTTCTCCTTACTGGGAGGCACCGTGCCAGGGACGGCCATCCTCTACTTCGGTTTGGTGGTCTGCGTGCTGGCCAGCGTCTACGGCTGGCGACAGTATGTCCACACCGCGGCATTGCCAGTCCACGACCGCATGCGGGCGGTATCCCAGATCATCTGGGAAACCTGCAAGACCTACCTTCTCCAGCAAGGACGCTTCCTGCTGATCTTGTGGCTGCTCATTGCCGCCTGCATGGGATACTACTTCGCAGGACTCCAGCAGCAATCCGCCGGCCACGTGATCGTGATTCTGCTCAGTTCCATCTTGGGAATCCTGGGATCCTACGGAGTGGCGTGGTTCGGCATCCGGATCAACACGGTAGCGAACTCAAGAACGGCCTTCTCCGCACTGCAAGGACCACCCCTCGCGACCCTCCTCATCCCGCTGCGCTCCGGCATGAGCGTCGGCCTCCTCCTGGTGAGCGTGGAGTTGTTCTTCATGATTGCGATCCTCCTGTTTCTTCCGGCCACCTTGGTCGGCCCCTGCTTTATCGGCTTCGCCATCGGGGAGTCTTTGGGGGCTAGCGCGCTTCGGATCTGCGGCGGAATTTTCACTAAGATCGCCGACATCGGGGCCGATCTCATGAAAATCGTCTTCCACCTTCCGGAGGACGATCCCAAAAACCCGGGGGTGATCGCCGACTGCACGGGGGACAATGCGGGGGACAGCGTGGGTCCGACCGCCGATGGATTCGAGACCTACGGGGTTACCGGCGTGGCGTTGATCACCTTCCTCGCTCTGGCACTGGCCAAAAGCCCGACTCTCTGCGGCATTTTGATCCTGTGGCTCTTCGCCATGCGCATACTCATGGTCATCACGTCGCTGGGAGCCTACTGGTTCAACGAGCGATTAAGCCGGGCCTGGTATGGCCATCGAAAAGAATTCAACCTGGAGGACCCGCTGACCCACCTCGTCTGGATCACCTCGATTCTCTCCATAGCCGTCACCTTTGGTGCCAGCTACTTGCTGCTCGCCCCCTTGGAAGGGGCGACGCGACAAGGTCTGTGGTGGGTGCTGTCGGTCATTATCAGCTGCGGCACTCTGGCGGGTGCGGTCATCCCAGAGTTTACCAAGGTGTTCACCAGCACCACTTCCCGGCATGTGAAGGAGATCACCACTTCCTCGGACCATGGTGGCGCGTCCCTCAACATTCTGTCTGGCTTTGTGGCGGGCAACTTTTCGGCGTTCTGGAAAGGACTGACCATCATGGGGCTCATGTGGGTGAGTTACGCGGTGTCTCAGCACCCCTCCCTGATCCATTCGATGCCCGATTACCCATTTGCGCCCCCGATCTTCGCCTTCGGATTGGTCGCCTTCGGGTTCCTGGGCATGGGTCCCGTCACCATCGCCGTGGATAGCTTCGGGCCCGTCACCGACAATGCGCAATCGGTCTACGAACTCAGCCAGATCGAGGCCCAGCCCGGCATTGCGAACGAGATCCGACAACAGTTTGGTTTCCAGCCCGATTTCGAAAACGCCAAGCTGCTCCTTGAAAAAGGCGATGGCGCCGGCAACACCTTTAAAGCCACCGCCAAGCCAGTGCTCATCGGAACCGCGGTGGTAGGAGCCACCACGATGGTGTTCGGAATCATCCTCTTGTTGGAAAAAACCTACGGAAATGCGGTGGCTCAGCTCAGTCTCGTCCAACCGGAAGTGCTCCTGGGATTGCTCATGGGGGGATCGGTGATTTATTGGTTCACCGGGGCTTCTACCCAGGCCGTCGTGACCGGGGCCTATCGCGCGGTGGTGTTTATCAAGGACAACATCAAACTCGACGAAGGACCGGCATCCACCGAGGCGAGCAAGGAGGTGGTGAAGATCTGCACGCAATATGCGCAGAAGGGCATGATCAACATCTTCATCGTGATCTTTTCCTTCGCACTCGCGCTCCCGTTCTTCAACCCGTACTTCTTCATCGGCTACCTGATTGCCATGGCTTTCTTCGGACTGTTCCAAGCGCTTTTCATGGCCAATGCCGGGGGAGCCTGGGACAACGCGAAAAAGATTGTCGAGGTCGACATGCGGGCAAAAGGCACCCCGATCCATGCGGCCACCGTTGTGGGCGACACTGTGGGAGACCCCTTCAAGGACACTTCCTCGGTCTCGCTCAACCCAGTGATCAAGTTCACCACCTTGTTTGGCCTGCTGGCGGTGGAGATTGCGGTGGCCATGACCAACGCAGCGATGCGAAAAGGGATCGGCATCGCCTTCTTCCTGATCGCGCTCGTCTTCGTCTACCGCTCATTCTACGGGATGCGCATCCCCGAGCGCAGGGCGTGA
- a CDS encoding flagellin has protein sequence MVINTNVSAQSSARQLSESSSLLAKSLARLSSGSKIVSPEDDAAGLAVSMRFDAQISRTAAAKSNVSNAISFSQTQDGFMGKVAKALDRMSELAVLAQDVTKSDSDRTLYNNEFSTLSSYITNVASKDFNGVSLFSSSALSVTIDSEGTTFSMSAVNLGSATYTGLSSASVTSTGNASSALTSVKNAITQLASDRATAGASLSRLQYTNEQLGVLKDNLSAANSRIKDVDVAEESTKYARYNILVQSGTAMLAQANAVPQSALRLLS, from the coding sequence ATGGTTATTAATACTAATGTTTCGGCGCAGAGCAGCGCTCGGCAGCTCTCGGAATCGTCCTCGTTGTTGGCCAAATCACTGGCTCGTTTGTCCTCGGGTTCCAAGATCGTTTCCCCCGAAGACGACGCCGCCGGTTTGGCCGTGTCCATGAGGTTCGATGCCCAGATCAGCCGGACGGCTGCGGCGAAGAGTAACGTCAGCAACGCCATCTCGTTCAGCCAAACCCAGGACGGGTTCATGGGCAAGGTGGCTAAGGCCTTGGACCGTATGAGTGAATTGGCGGTTCTGGCCCAGGACGTGACGAAGAGTGACAGTGATCGGACGTTGTACAACAACGAATTCAGTACTCTTTCCTCCTACATCACCAATGTAGCGTCGAAAGACTTCAACGGAGTGAGCTTGTTCAGCTCGAGCGCCCTGTCCGTCACCATCGACAGCGAAGGCACCACCTTCTCGATGAGTGCGGTCAACCTGGGTTCTGCCACCTACACTGGGCTCAGCTCAGCGTCCGTGACCAGCACAGGTAACGCCTCGAGCGCGCTCACGAGTGTGAAGAACGCCATCACTCAGTTGGCGAGTGATCGTGCCACCGCCGGCGCCAGCCTCTCACGGCTGCAATACACCAACGAACAGCTGGGTGTGCTGAAGGATAACCTCTCCGCCGCAAACAGCCGCATCAAGGATGTGGACGTTGCCGAAGAAAGCACCAAATACGCCCGTTACAACATCCTGGTCCAATCAGGCACAGCGATGTTGGCTCAGGCCAACGCGGTTCCGCAGTCGGCCCTCAGGCTCCTGTCCTAA
- the fliD gene encoding flagellar filament capping protein FliD yields the protein MAGIELGLSGLASGFDWRSMVDQLTEVDRAPQRLLQTEQALIARRNSAYSVIQSQLTTLQSKVSALKDGSLFDTRAANSTDTDIASATASSASAVGSYKFKINSLATSSVVAGSENSGGSLSATDDVSSLVLSSTPFTTPVTAGTFTVNGKKVEVATTDTLQQVFDKISAATGGTVTGSYNSTDDKISLEMASGQKIILGSANDTSNFLTIARLNNNDTNEITSSSKLGALQTSSALSNSNFSTAITGGSAGAFKINGVSISYSTTDDTLNDVLDRISSSEAGVIATYDPTKDRVVLSNKTTGSLGMALEDVTGNFLAAAGLSTSTGLTLGSDLLYQLNDSTEVLSSKSNVIDENSSGIAGLNVSVLTTGTTTIDITTDTKKIKQAIKDFITEYNKSNSAIDSYTSSTTDDKGKVTAGILAAEQDAFTITSNLRSLSNSQITGLTGTIDLLSDLGISSNGTDNLISLSDEALLDQALASNLSGVKDYFTNSTSGMATKMHAYLERIAGEDGDLADKQATFDDQVSDIDTQIAEQERQVLAVRAAMIERFVAMETAQSKINQQLQYITKSFG from the coding sequence ATGGCAGGAATTGAACTAGGACTTTCTGGGCTGGCTTCCGGTTTCGACTGGAGGAGCATGGTAGATCAACTGACGGAGGTCGATCGCGCGCCGCAACGTCTCCTGCAGACGGAACAGGCGCTCATCGCACGTCGAAATTCGGCATATAGCGTCATCCAATCGCAATTGACGACGCTCCAATCCAAGGTCAGCGCGCTCAAGGATGGCAGCTTGTTCGATACCCGGGCGGCTAACTCCACCGATACCGACATCGCGTCGGCAACCGCTTCATCGGCCTCGGCGGTAGGAAGCTACAAGTTCAAGATCAATTCCCTCGCCACCAGCTCGGTGGTGGCCGGATCCGAGAATTCAGGCGGCTCGCTGAGTGCGACGGATGACGTCTCGAGCCTCGTCCTAAGCTCGACCCCTTTCACCACTCCGGTCACTGCCGGCACATTCACGGTGAACGGAAAGAAGGTTGAGGTCGCCACCACCGATACTCTGCAACAGGTGTTCGACAAGATCAGCGCGGCCACCGGGGGCACGGTGACGGGGAGCTACAATTCGACCGATGACAAGATCTCGCTCGAGATGGCATCCGGTCAGAAGATCATTCTCGGCAGCGCCAATGACACAAGCAATTTTCTCACCATTGCCCGGCTGAACAACAACGACACCAACGAGATCACCAGCTCGTCCAAGCTGGGAGCGTTGCAAACCTCGAGTGCGCTTTCCAACTCCAACTTCAGCACCGCCATCACCGGGGGAAGTGCCGGCGCCTTCAAGATCAACGGAGTCTCGATCAGCTACAGCACCACTGACGACACCTTGAACGACGTCCTGGATCGCATCAGCTCCTCGGAGGCCGGCGTGATTGCCACCTACGATCCTACCAAAGACAGGGTCGTCCTGAGCAACAAGACGACCGGCAGCCTGGGGATGGCGCTGGAGGACGTGACAGGCAACTTCCTGGCGGCCGCAGGGCTATCCACCTCCACCGGATTAACTCTAGGGAGCGACCTGCTCTATCAATTGAACGACAGCACCGAGGTGCTCAGCAGTAAGTCCAATGTGATCGATGAGAACAGCTCGGGTATCGCCGGCCTGAATGTGTCGGTTCTGACCACGGGCACGACCACCATCGATATCACCACCGACACCAAGAAGATCAAACAGGCGATCAAGGACTTCATCACCGAATACAACAAAAGCAACTCGGCCATCGACAGCTACACATCCAGCACGACGGACGACAAGGGAAAGGTGACCGCTGGAATTCTGGCCGCCGAGCAGGACGCGTTCACCATCACAAGCAATCTGCGCAGCCTGTCCAACTCCCAGATCACCGGCCTAACCGGGACTATCGACCTGCTTTCGGATCTCGGCATCTCTTCCAACGGCACCGACAACCTGATCAGCCTCTCCGATGAGGCTTTGCTCGATCAGGCGTTGGCCAGCAACCTCAGTGGGGTGAAGGACTATTTCACCAACAGCACCAGTGGCATGGCCACGAAAATGCATGCGTATCTGGAGAGGATTGCCGGGGAGGACGGAGATCTCGCCGACAAGCAGGCAACGTTTGACGATCAGGTCTCTGATATCGACACCCAGATCGCCGAGCAGGAGCGTCAGGTGCTGGCGGTCCGAGCGGCGATGATCGAGCGGTTTGTAGCCATGGAAACGGCTCAGTCGAAGATCAACCAACAGCTTCAATACATCACCAAGAGCTTCGGATGA